TGACGATGGGCGCGGACAACTCGCCCCGCGCCACGAGATCGTTGAGCGCGACGCCGAAGCGCGCGCGATCGCCCTGGCCTAACCAGCAGATGCGCGCCGGCAATCCCTGGAAGTGAACCTTCGCGCGCGCGAGGTCGATCCAGCGACGGAGATGCGCGTCGTCAGGGAAGAGCTCGAGCACCAGCTCGTCGGTCCGGGCGATGTCACGCTCGTCGCCGGAGAGCGCCACCCAACGGAACGGTCCCTTTCCCTGGCAGAACAACGGTCGAATGTACTCGGGCACGAAGCCGGGAATCGCGAAGGCTTCTTTGACGCCGTTGTCGTGCGCGACCGTGCGGATGTTGTTCCCGTAGTCGAAGGCGATCGCGCCGCGGCGCTGCATCTCGAGCATCGCGCGAACGTGCTCGCTGATCGACGCCGTGGAACGCACGACGTATCCCGCCGGATCGCGCCGGCGCAGCTCGGCCGCGGCCGCGAGCGTAAGCCCCGCAGGTACGTACCCATTGAGCGTGTCGTGCGCGCTCGTCTGATCGGTGAGGACGTCGGGCGTCACGCCGCGCCTAACGAGCTCGGGAAGGAGCTCCGCGGCGTTGCCGACGATTCCCACCGAGAGCGCGCGTCGCGCCGCCGTCGCTTCACGGATCCACTCGAGTGCTTCATCGAGCCGATGCGTCTTGCGATCGCAGTAGCCGGTCGCGAGCCGCTTGTCGATGCGTGCCTCGTCGACCTCGACGCCGAGGAGGGCCGCACCATTCATCGTCGCGGCCAGGGGCTGCGCTCCGCCCATCCCGCCAAGGCCCGCCGTGAGCACGAAGCGTCCAGCGAGATTTCCATCGAAGTGCTCACGTGCCACGGCGCCGAACGTCTCGAATGTGCCCTGGAGTATTCCCTGCGATCCGATGTAGATCCACGAGCCGGCGGTCATTTGACCGTACATGATCAGGCCGGCCCGCTCGAGCCCACGGAAGTAATCCCAGTTCGCCCAGCGCCCGACGAGATTGCTGTTCGCGATGAGGACGCGTGGCGCCCACGTGTGCGTGCGAAAGACGCCGACCGGCTTGCCGCTCTGCACGAGCAGCGTCTCGTCGTTGGCGAGCGTACGCAGCGTGCGGACGATCGCGTCGAACGCTTCCCAGCTTCGCGCCGCGCGGCCGGTGCCCCCATACACGACGAGGTCCTGCGGCCGTTCCGCGACCTCGGGATCGAGATTGTTCATCAACATTCGGAGCGCCGCTTCCTGCTGCCA
The genomic region above belongs to Gemmatimonadaceae bacterium and contains:
- the hutU gene encoding urocanate hydratase; the encoded protein is MTSSTIATERSATGARVVRAPRGTTLSCKSWQQEAALRMLMNNLDPEVAERPQDLVVYGGTGRAARSWEAFDAIVRTLRTLANDETLLVQSGKPVGVFRTHTWAPRVLIANSNLVGRWANWDYFRGLERAGLIMYGQMTAGSWIYIGSQGILQGTFETFGAVAREHFDGNLAGRFVLTAGLGGMGGAQPLAATMNGAALLGVEVDEARIDKRLATGYCDRKTHRLDEALEWIREATAARRALSVGIVGNAAELLPELVRRGVTPDVLTDQTSAHDTLNGYVPAGLTLAAAAELRRRDPAGYVVRSTASISEHVRAMLEMQRRGAIAFDYGNNIRTVAHDNGVKEAFAIPGFVPEYIRPLFCQGKGPFRWVALSGDERDIARTDELVLELFPDDAHLRRWIDLARAKVHFQGLPARICWLGQGDRARFGVALNDLVARGELSAPIVIGRDHLDTGSVASPFRETEAMKDGSDAIADWPILNALLNTASGASWVSFHHGGGVGIGNSLHAGQVIVADGTPEMRLRLERVLTNDPGIGVARHADAGYDLARQTAENQGIRLPMDE